From Granulicella sp. WH15, the proteins below share one genomic window:
- a CDS encoding LUD domain-containing protein translates to MSESGTARAEILRRIRTKLPPQTESAAASYARVPREYTQCGSLDHEAMIDLLIDRLVDYDSDVLRVPKGGDVSGAVAGLLAKKGETRLIVPPQVDPAWVPAGLDLLPDTPPLKTDAIEGAQAVLTPCEVAVASTGTIILKHGPVQGRRVLTLLPDHHICIVREDQVVESVPEAFARLTGTGDAPLTTISGPSATADIEMTRIRGVHGPRRLSVILIGL, encoded by the coding sequence ATGAGCGAGTCCGGCACAGCACGCGCGGAGATCCTGCGGCGTATCCGCACCAAGCTTCCGCCGCAAACCGAGTCCGCAGCGGCCTCCTACGCCCGCGTTCCCCGCGAGTACACGCAGTGCGGCTCGCTCGACCACGAGGCCATGATCGACCTGCTCATCGACCGCCTGGTGGACTACGACTCGGACGTCTTACGCGTGCCCAAGGGCGGAGACGTGAGCGGCGCGGTCGCTGGGCTGCTGGCCAAGAAGGGCGAGACCCGGCTGATCGTGCCGCCGCAGGTGGACCCCGCGTGGGTGCCCGCCGGACTCGACCTGCTGCCCGATACCCCGCCGCTCAAGACCGACGCCATCGAAGGTGCGCAGGCCGTGCTGACGCCGTGCGAGGTCGCCGTCGCCTCCACCGGCACCATCATCCTGAAGCACGGCCCGGTGCAGGGTCGCCGCGTGCTGACTCTGCTGCCCGACCATCACATCTGCATCGTGCGCGAGGATCAGGTGGTCGAGTCGGTCCCCGAGGCCTTCGCCCGCCTGACCGGCACCGGCGACGCCCCGCTCACCACCATCTCCGGCCCCTCGGCCACCGCGGACATCGAGATGACCCGCATCCGCGGCGTCCACGGCCCGCGCCGCCTCAGCGTCATCCTGATCGGTCTCTAA
- a CDS encoding hybrid sensor histidine kinase/response regulator, translated as MPTQGVAPQPLEVLLIEDNADDALLLERHLRRNGFLPRIMRVETEAEMIAALNDSHAIDVVLADYNLPTFSGPAGLQLLKSSGRDLPFIMMSGAVSEETAVASMRAGAHDYVTKQNLTRLVPAIERELKEASARGHRRAAELALTASESRFHRLVEAMPLGLLITDAAGNVTYANAAIERLLGYSAGQLASGTIRVASLLPQLIPLIEPAISAEPSEQICVTSDGRTMEVLVGAAVLNPETRAEDRLAAAFIADLTLQKKSEEVLRRTEKLAVAGRLAASIAHEINNPLEAITNCLYLLAQSNLEPEARSYLELSQKELNRVAQITVQTLKFYRGSTWPVFTDVNELIESVLVVLDLRMRQHQIQVVWEQRKIPEVEAYDGEIRQVVVNLISNAIDALNGGGKIIIRTSYTRDWISGREGVGITIADTGTGMDAATRSRIFEPFFSTKGITGTGLGLWVSREIVDRHKGFLRLKSRRSTPEATGGTVFRLFIPIGMGVPEAAEPIG; from the coding sequence ATGCCCACCCAAGGCGTAGCCCCCCAACCTCTCGAGGTACTCCTCATCGAGGACAATGCCGACGACGCTCTCCTGCTGGAGCGCCATCTGCGGCGGAACGGATTCTTACCCCGCATCATGCGGGTGGAGACCGAGGCCGAGATGATCGCGGCGCTCAACGACTCGCACGCCATCGACGTCGTGCTGGCGGACTACAACCTGCCCACCTTCAGCGGCCCCGCCGGTCTCCAACTGCTCAAGTCCTCGGGGCGCGATCTTCCCTTCATCATGATGTCGGGCGCGGTCTCAGAAGAGACAGCCGTCGCATCCATGCGGGCGGGCGCTCATGACTACGTGACCAAGCAGAACCTGACCCGTCTGGTCCCGGCCATCGAGCGCGAGTTGAAGGAGGCCTCCGCACGCGGACACCGCCGCGCCGCCGAGCTGGCCCTCACGGCCAGCGAGTCCCGCTTCCACCGTCTGGTCGAGGCCATGCCGCTGGGTCTGCTCATCACCGACGCCGCGGGCAACGTCACCTATGCCAACGCCGCCATCGAACGGCTGCTCGGCTACTCCGCCGGGCAGTTGGCCTCAGGGACCATCCGCGTCGCCTCCCTGCTGCCCCAGCTCATCCCGCTGATCGAGCCCGCCATCTCCGCCGAGCCATCCGAACAGATCTGCGTCACCAGCGACGGGCGCACGATGGAGGTGCTGGTCGGAGCCGCGGTCCTGAACCCGGAGACACGCGCCGAGGACAGGCTGGCCGCGGCCTTCATCGCCGACCTGACGCTGCAAAAAAAGAGTGAGGAGGTCCTGCGCCGGACCGAAAAACTGGCCGTCGCGGGGCGGCTCGCAGCCTCCATCGCGCACGAGATCAATAACCCTCTCGAAGCCATCACGAACTGCCTGTACCTGCTGGCGCAGAGCAACCTGGAACCCGAGGCGCGCAGCTATCTGGAGCTATCGCAGAAGGAGCTGAACCGTGTGGCGCAGATCACCGTTCAGACCCTGAAGTTCTATCGGGGATCGACCTGGCCGGTCTTCACCGACGTCAACGAGCTGATCGAGAGCGTGCTCGTCGTCCTGGACCTGCGGATGCGGCAGCACCAGATTCAGGTGGTGTGGGAGCAGCGCAAGATCCCCGAGGTCGAGGCCTACGACGGCGAGATCCGGCAGGTAGTGGTCAACCTCATCAGCAACGCCATCGACGCGCTGAACGGAGGCGGCAAGATCATCATCCGTACCTCCTACACGCGAGACTGGATCTCGGGCCGCGAAGGCGTGGGCATCACCATCGCCGACACCGGCACCGGCATGGATGCCGCCACCCGCAGCCGCATCTTCGAGCCGTTCTTCTCCACCAAAGGCATCACCGGCACCGGCCTGGGGTTGTGGGTGTCGCGCGAGATTGTGGATCGCCACAAGGGTTTTCTGCGCCTCAAAAGCCGCAGGAGCACGCCGGAGGCAACCGGGGGGACCGTCTTCCGGCTGTTCATTCCGATTGGGATGGGCGTGCCTGAGGCAGCGGAGCCGATCGGCTAA
- a CDS encoding sensor histidine kinase gives MKRLTKRPIVITLLAVAILVVAANAWFAIRAVDSLLQSEQWVEHTWQVIDQVERVMGSVKDAETGCRGYLLTGDESYLTSYITGTRALPAELDTLQHLTADNAAHQQRLREIRAIMEERLSLLAQGIAVRRGGELDSVRSTVLSGTGRLQMDRLRAIADRMEQDERHLLQIRTASARSNDRRTTVAIILASCLDLLLILFMLRYLRKEQGLRIQAEEQALRLAAARAESDARAAEVRRLNETLEENVRARTAELETTNRELEAFSYSVSHDLRAPLRTIDGFSLALEEDYAAAVDEAGRDYIRRVRSGVQRMGQLIDALLQLSRITRAEILPQLCNLSQIAEAVVEDLKAENPGSTVYFEIEKGLTAFADPALVQVALENLLGNAVKFSSKVPYPHVSFGWDKKEKAWFVKDNGAGFDMHYADKLFNAFNRLHGDKDFKGSGIGLATVARVIRRHHGRIWAYSTVDRGAIFWFTLG, from the coding sequence ATGAAGCGCCTCACTAAACGTCCCATCGTGATCACCCTGCTGGCGGTCGCGATCCTAGTCGTCGCGGCTAATGCATGGTTCGCCATTCGCGCCGTCGATAGCCTGTTGCAGAGCGAGCAGTGGGTCGAGCACACCTGGCAGGTGATCGATCAGGTTGAGCGCGTGATGGGCTCGGTAAAGGATGCGGAGACCGGCTGCCGCGGCTATCTGCTGACCGGCGACGAGAGCTACCTGACCTCCTACATTACCGGCACGCGGGCGCTGCCGGCCGAGTTGGATACCCTTCAACACCTGACTGCGGACAACGCAGCCCATCAGCAGCGGTTGCGCGAGATACGCGCCATCATGGAGGAGCGGCTGTCGTTGCTGGCGCAGGGCATCGCGGTGCGCCGCGGCGGCGAGCTGGATTCGGTGCGCAGCACGGTGCTCAGCGGCACCGGCAGGCTGCAGATGGACCGGCTGCGCGCCATCGCCGACCGGATGGAGCAGGACGAACGCCACCTGTTGCAGATCCGCACCGCCAGCGCCCGCTCGAACGACCGGCGGACCACCGTTGCCATCATCCTTGCGAGCTGCCTGGACCTGCTGCTCATTCTCTTCATGCTGCGCTACCTGCGGAAGGAGCAGGGCCTCCGGATTCAGGCCGAGGAGCAGGCTCTGCGACTGGCCGCCGCACGCGCCGAGTCAGACGCCAGGGCCGCCGAAGTCAGGAGGCTGAACGAGACGCTCGAGGAGAACGTCCGCGCCCGCACGGCGGAGCTGGAGACCACGAACCGCGAGCTGGAGGCCTTCAGCTACTCGGTCTCGCACGACCTCCGCGCCCCCTTGCGCACCATCGACGGCTTCAGCCTTGCGCTCGAGGAAGATTACGCCGCCGCGGTGGATGAGGCGGGCCGCGACTACATCCGCCGCGTGCGCTCGGGGGTGCAGCGCATGGGCCAGCTCATCGACGCGCTGCTGCAACTCTCGCGCATCACCCGCGCCGAGATCCTGCCCCAGCTCTGCAACCTCTCCCAGATAGCCGAGGCCGTCGTCGAAGACCTGAAGGCCGAGAACCCCGGCAGCACCGTCTACTTCGAGATCGAGAAGGGGCTTACGGCTTTCGCCGACCCGGCCCTGGTGCAGGTCGCGCTCGAAAACCTGCTCGGCAACGCGGTCAAGTTCTCCTCCAAGGTGCCCTATCCCCACGTCTCTTTTGGCTGGGACAAGAAAGAAAAAGCCTGGTTCGTCAAGGACAACGGGGCCGGATTCGATATGCACTACGCCGATAAGCTCTTCAACGCCTTCAACCGCCTGCACGGCGACAAGGACTTCAAGGGCTCAGGCATCGGCCTCGCCACCGTCGCCCGCGTCATACGCCGCCACCACGGCCGCATATGGGCTTACAGCACCGTAGATCGTGGCGCGATCTTTTGGTTTACGTTAGGATAG
- a CDS encoding Gfo/Idh/MocA family oxidoreductase, with product MSLYEQAVAASAPPRPRVPRPIVVLGAGGIVKAAHLPAYAKAGFPVISIADSAPSRAIELAAEAHIPHAFDSVAEAIRFAPADAVFDVAVPASQLLNVLPLLPEGAAVLIQKPMGETLEEARAIRDLCRARGLTAAVNFQLRYAPNNLGAAALAKAGLLGTLHDMEVQVRTYTPWKLWTFLAKAPRLEILYHSIHYLDLARSWFGTPRGIYAKTVRNPNPDSAHLAATKSSMILDYGDDRRVFIVTNHGHDLSAASQRSFVQWEGTDGAIRMDMGVNLDYPKGVPDTLSYIERSAEPGDWHNLPVNGNWFPDAFMGSMGALQAFAEGSATKLPTSFESAYETMALVEAAYRSSARGGEPLEL from the coding sequence ATGAGCCTCTACGAACAAGCTGTAGCCGCCTCCGCCCCTCCGCGCCCCAGGGTTCCCCGGCCCATCGTCGTCCTCGGCGCGGGCGGCATCGTCAAGGCGGCTCACCTTCCCGCCTACGCCAAGGCCGGATTTCCGGTCATCTCCATCGCCGACAGCGCCCCCAGCCGCGCCATCGAGCTGGCAGCCGAGGCCCACATCCCCCATGCCTTCGACTCTGTCGCCGAGGCCATCCGCTTCGCCCCCGCCGACGCCGTCTTCGACGTGGCTGTCCCCGCCTCGCAGCTTCTCAACGTCCTGCCACTGCTCCCCGAGGGCGCGGCGGTGCTCATCCAGAAGCCCATGGGCGAAACGCTCGAAGAGGCCCGCGCCATCCGCGACCTCTGCCGTGCCCGTGGCCTCACCGCCGCCGTCAACTTCCAGCTACGCTACGCCCCCAACAACCTGGGAGCAGCGGCTCTGGCCAAGGCGGGCCTGCTGGGCACGCTGCACGATATGGAGGTGCAGGTCCGCACCTATACCCCTTGGAAGTTGTGGACATTTCTGGCCAAGGCCCCGCGCCTCGAGATCCTCTACCACTCCATCCACTACCTCGATCTGGCCCGGTCATGGTTCGGCACGCCGCGCGGCATCTACGCCAAAACCGTCCGCAATCCCAACCCGGACTCGGCCCATCTGGCCGCCACCAAGTCGTCCATGATCCTCGACTACGGCGACGACAGGCGCGTCTTCATCGTGACCAACCACGGCCATGACCTCTCCGCGGCCAGCCAGCGCAGCTTCGTCCAGTGGGAGGGCACGGATGGGGCCATCCGCATGGACATGGGTGTCAACCTCGACTACCCCAAGGGTGTGCCCGACACGCTCTCGTACATCGAGCGCAGCGCGGAGCCAGGAGACTGGCACAACCTGCCGGTGAACGGCAACTGGTTTCCCGATGCCTTCATGGGCAGCATGGGCGCGCTGCAAGCCTTCGCCGAAGGCTCCGCGACCAAGCTTCCCACCAGCTTCGAGTCCGCCTACGAGACCATGGCCCTGGTCGAGGCCGCCTACCGCTCCAGCGCCCGAGGGGGCGAGCCTTTGGAGCTGTAA
- a CDS encoding response regulator yields the protein MAPDPTKLILLVEDDPDHELLTIRALKKSSIANEVKVAHDGEEALDILFGPEPMQPQVILLDLKLPKVDGLEVLRRIRSDERTLMLPVVILTSSDEERDLVASYKMGVNSYIRKPVNFNDFAEATRQLGMYWLLLNECPPKA from the coding sequence ATGGCTCCTGATCCCACCAAGCTGATTTTGCTGGTCGAAGACGATCCCGATCATGAGCTTCTCACCATCCGTGCCCTTAAAAAATCAAGCATCGCCAACGAGGTGAAGGTAGCCCACGACGGGGAAGAAGCGCTCGATATCCTCTTCGGGCCGGAGCCCATGCAACCCCAGGTGATCCTGCTCGACCTGAAGCTGCCCAAGGTCGACGGACTTGAGGTGTTGCGGCGCATCCGCAGCGATGAGCGCACCCTGATGCTGCCGGTCGTCATTCTGACCTCGTCCGACGAGGAGCGCGACCTGGTCGCCAGCTACAAGATGGGGGTCAACAGCTACATCCGCAAACCCGTCAACTTCAACGACTTCGCCGAGGCCACTCGACAACTTGGAATGTACTGGCTCCTGTTGAACGAATGCCCACCCAAGGCGTAG
- a CDS encoding lactate utilization protein B, with the protein MSVRVGKTATAPAFPVAAKKAMQDDQLRRNVHHATSVIRGKRELRVAEMPDWQRLRDAGHAIKDHTLLYLDHYLEMFERNCERAGGKVHWARDADEANAIAIQLIQRYGGTEAGGIEAIKVKTMTSDEVQMNPALEAAGIHPYETDLADMIVQMGEDQPSHIVVPALHKNRHQIREIFIKKMELDSLGDQPADLADAARVYLREKFLRVKIGISGANYAIAETGAVCVVESEGNGRMCLTMPDVLITLIGIEKVIPTFRDLDTFLQLLPRSATGERMNPYNSLWTGVHPGDGPQAFHVILLDNGRTELLENERERETLDCIRCGACLNACPVYRETGGHAYGSIYSGPIGAILSPQLQSMEHSRSLPYASSLCGACYEVCPVKINIPETLIHLRGRVVRENQETFLGSIAPENLGMQLAAHLFTHPDEYEMAQSLAAIGQKPLMRGDLIGPLPGLLGGWTKFRDLAPIPSQSFRDWWKSREKQQHKEAR; encoded by the coding sequence GTGAGCGTTCGCGTAGGCAAGACAGCCACGGCACCGGCCTTCCCCGTCGCCGCCAAGAAGGCGATGCAGGACGATCAGCTTCGCCGCAACGTGCACCACGCCACCTCCGTCATTCGCGGCAAGCGCGAGCTGCGCGTGGCCGAGATGCCCGACTGGCAGCGGCTGCGCGACGCCGGGCACGCCATCAAGGACCACACGCTGCTCTATCTCGACCACTACCTCGAGATGTTCGAGCGCAACTGCGAACGAGCGGGCGGCAAGGTTCACTGGGCGCGTGACGCCGACGAGGCCAACGCCATCGCCATCCAGCTCATCCAGCGGTACGGCGGCACCGAGGCCGGCGGGATTGAGGCGATTAAGGTCAAGACCATGACCTCGGACGAAGTACAGATGAACCCCGCGCTCGAGGCCGCGGGCATCCATCCCTACGAGACCGACCTGGCCGACATGATCGTGCAGATGGGCGAGGATCAGCCCTCGCACATCGTGGTTCCGGCGCTGCACAAGAACCGCCATCAGATACGGGAGATCTTCATCAAGAAGATGGAGCTGGACTCGCTGGGCGACCAGCCCGCCGACCTCGCTGACGCCGCACGCGTCTATCTGCGGGAAAAGTTTCTGCGCGTCAAGATTGGCATCAGCGGAGCCAACTACGCCATCGCCGAGACCGGCGCGGTCTGCGTGGTGGAGTCCGAGGGCAACGGCCGCATGTGCCTCACCATGCCCGACGTCCTCATCACGCTGATCGGCATCGAGAAGGTCATCCCCACCTTCCGCGACCTCGACACCTTCCTGCAACTGCTTCCCCGCTCCGCCACCGGCGAGCGCATGAACCCCTACAACTCGCTCTGGACGGGCGTGCATCCGGGCGACGGGCCGCAGGCCTTCCACGTCATCCTGCTGGACAACGGCCGCACCGAGTTGCTCGAGAACGAGCGCGAGCGCGAGACGCTGGACTGCATCCGCTGCGGAGCCTGTCTGAACGCCTGCCCGGTCTACCGCGAGACGGGCGGCCACGCCTACGGCTCCATCTACTCAGGCCCCATCGGCGCGATTCTTTCTCCTCAGCTTCAGTCCATGGAGCACTCGCGCTCGCTGCCCTACGCGTCTTCACTGTGCGGAGCCTGCTACGAGGTCTGCCCGGTCAAGATCAATATCCCCGAGACGCTGATCCACCTGCGCGGCCGCGTGGTGCGCGAGAACCAGGAGACCTTCCTCGGCTCCATCGCTCCGGAGAACCTGGGGATGCAGCTCGCCGCGCACCTCTTCACCCATCCCGACGAGTACGAAATGGCCCAGAGCCTCGCGGCCATCGGTCAGAAGCCGCTGATGCGCGGCGACCTCATCGGCCCGCTGCCTGGACTGCTGGGCGGGTGGACGAAGTTCCGTGATTTAGCACCGATTCCGTCACAATCTTTCCGCGACTGGTGGAAGTCGCGCGAGAAGCAACAGCATAAGGAGGCTCGATGA
- a CDS encoding M14 metallopeptidase family protein: protein MLSALASSVAQAQVPTPEQFFGFKMGTDTKLARYDKIVEYFQKVASVSDRVRVVTIGPTTLGNPFIMVEVASADTIKNLDHYKSLEKKLYFQGGAPTDAERDTILKTGKSVVLITNNIHSAEIGSSQESVDLVYKLATENSERVQKILDNDILLLVPSLNPDGQIMVTDWYNKYLGTQYEGSNLPYLWHPYVGHDDNRDEYLFSQKESRMAAQILWHDWYPSIWLDEHQQGSEGSRIFTMPATDPINPNVDPLIYRLTTIYGQQQAASLEAEGKIGISYNSTYTNFWPGAMAWTGWWHNQVGLLTEVASARVASPITQRKANPLRPGEASVSSSGGRSSEGVREQVRALGTPEDPLPPPRDLTSRMDYARPWLGGTWRLGDIVDYEMTATLGLLDAAADSRLKLLSQIYGINKRTIEMGAKGDIGEGKDKNYAALIPVSEQHDGNESIELIDKLMIGGVDVYRAPSAFDQDGKHYAAGTFVVPFNQVFGRYVKDLLEKQYYPEVRRAPGALAEAPYDVAAWSLGMQFGVQTVYAKTPLAKDLQLEKVTATPKPMLSAEKTKSGWAFPYNGASSSVVVNRLLKDGAKVSFAKAHGGDAVFAETNATADAWKKAADGYDVSTAKTSPTLDAGTEVRKPRVGLYQSWTQNMDEGWTRWVLEHYEFPYTTLHNTDVKAGKLHDRFDAIILPDARTRDILEGRSGKTVPTEYQGGIGEEGWKALEDFVHDGGTLVALGDACGLLIDKLPLPVKDLKATLPNSQHFAPGTIVNLQVDTAHPVGYGVAEATYGFYINSPFFQVSDGFSTQKVDIVARYPNVSAMASGWLRGEELQLGKAAVVAIDMSPGKVVLFGIRPQHRAQTHATFPLLFNALYWSAESAPHTAQ from the coding sequence TTGCTGTCTGCCCTGGCATCGTCGGTTGCTCAGGCCCAGGTTCCCACGCCCGAACAGTTCTTCGGCTTCAAGATGGGAACCGACACCAAGCTCGCCCGCTACGACAAGATCGTCGAGTACTTCCAGAAGGTAGCCAGCGTCTCCGACCGCGTGCGTGTGGTCACCATCGGGCCGACCACACTGGGCAATCCCTTCATCATGGTTGAAGTCGCCTCAGCCGACACCATCAAGAACCTCGATCACTACAAATCGCTCGAGAAGAAGCTCTACTTCCAGGGCGGAGCGCCCACCGACGCCGAGCGCGACACAATCCTCAAGACCGGCAAGTCGGTCGTGCTCATCACCAACAACATCCACTCCGCCGAGATCGGCTCCTCGCAGGAGTCGGTCGATCTGGTCTACAAGTTGGCGACCGAAAACTCCGAGCGGGTGCAGAAGATCCTCGACAACGACATCCTGCTGCTGGTGCCATCGCTCAATCCCGACGGCCAGATCATGGTGACCGACTGGTACAACAAATACCTGGGCACGCAGTACGAGGGCAGCAACCTGCCCTACCTCTGGCACCCCTACGTGGGCCACGACGACAACCGCGACGAGTATCTCTTCTCGCAAAAAGAGAGCCGCATGGCCGCCCAGATCCTCTGGCACGACTGGTACCCCTCCATCTGGCTGGACGAGCACCAGCAAGGCAGCGAGGGCTCGCGCATCTTCACCATGCCCGCCACCGATCCCATCAACCCCAACGTCGATCCGCTCATCTACCGGCTGACGACGATCTACGGCCAGCAGCAGGCCGCCAGCCTCGAAGCCGAAGGCAAGATCGGCATCAGCTACAACTCGACCTACACGAACTTCTGGCCCGGCGCGATGGCGTGGACAGGGTGGTGGCACAACCAGGTGGGCCTGTTGACCGAGGTAGCCAGCGCACGCGTCGCCTCGCCGATCACGCAGCGCAAGGCCAATCCGCTGCGGCCGGGTGAGGCGTCGGTCTCCTCTTCGGGAGGCCGATCTTCGGAGGGCGTACGCGAGCAGGTGCGCGCCCTGGGCACTCCGGAAGACCCGCTTCCGCCGCCGCGCGATCTCACCTCGCGCATGGACTACGCGCGTCCGTGGCTGGGCGGAACGTGGCGTCTCGGCGACATCGTCGACTACGAGATGACCGCCACGCTGGGGCTGCTCGACGCCGCCGCCGACAGCCGCCTGAAGCTGCTGAGCCAGATCTACGGCATTAATAAACGCACCATCGAGATGGGCGCGAAGGGCGACATCGGCGAGGGCAAAGACAAGAACTACGCCGCGCTGATCCCCGTCTCCGAACAGCACGACGGCAACGAGTCCATCGAACTGATCGACAAGCTGATGATCGGCGGCGTCGATGTCTACCGCGCGCCCAGCGCCTTCGATCAGGACGGCAAACACTACGCCGCCGGAACCTTTGTGGTGCCATTCAACCAGGTCTTCGGGCGCTACGTGAAGGACCTGCTGGAGAAGCAGTACTACCCCGAGGTGCGCCGCGCTCCCGGTGCGCTGGCGGAGGCTCCTTACGACGTGGCCGCGTGGTCACTGGGGATGCAGTTCGGCGTGCAGACCGTGTATGCAAAGACGCCTCTAGCCAAGGATCTTCAGCTCGAAAAGGTAACGGCGACGCCGAAGCCCATGCTGAGCGCGGAGAAGACCAAGTCAGGCTGGGCATTCCCCTACAACGGAGCCTCCAGCTCAGTCGTGGTCAACCGCCTGCTGAAGGATGGAGCCAAGGTCAGCTTCGCCAAGGCACACGGCGGCGATGCCGTCTTCGCCGAGACCAACGCGACCGCCGATGCGTGGAAAAAAGCGGCCGATGGCTATGACGTGAGCACGGCGAAGACCTCCCCGACGCTCGATGCGGGCACGGAAGTTCGCAAGCCACGCGTGGGCCTCTACCAATCGTGGACGCAGAACATGGACGAGGGCTGGACGCGCTGGGTGCTCGAGCACTACGAGTTTCCCTACACCACGCTGCACAACACCGACGTGAAGGCGGGCAAGCTGCACGACCGCTTCGACGCCATCATCCTGCCCGATGCCCGGACCCGAGATATCCTCGAGGGCCGCAGCGGCAAGACGGTGCCAACGGAGTACCAGGGCGGCATCGGCGAAGAGGGCTGGAAGGCGCTGGAGGATTTCGTCCACGACGGCGGCACGCTGGTGGCGCTGGGCGATGCCTGCGGGCTGCTGATCGACAAGCTGCCCCTGCCCGTCAAAGACCTGAAGGCAACGCTGCCCAACTCGCAGCACTTCGCGCCAGGCACCATCGTCAATCTACAGGTGGATACGGCGCATCCGGTGGGCTACGGCGTGGCCGAGGCGACGTATGGCTTCTACATCAACTCGCCGTTCTTCCAGGTCTCCGACGGCTTCTCGACCCAGAAGGTGGACATCGTGGCGCGCTATCCGAACGTGAGCGCGATGGCCTCGGGCTGGCTGCGCGGAGAGGAGCTACAACTGGGCAAGGCTGCCGTGGTGGCCATCGACATGAGTCCCGGCAAGGTCGTCCTCTTCGGGATTCGCCCGCAGCACCGCGCCCAGACTCACGCCACCTTCCCCTTGCTCTTCAACGCGTTGTACTGGTCGGCGGAGTCTGCTCCCCATACGGCCCAGTAG
- a CDS encoding radical SAM protein produces MWLWKNGSDAELRELATQVRARFHEPSACTYLVMRIVNYTNVCVAQCDYCAFYRLPGQEGGYVLSQEQVFAKLDELLTLGGDLAAFNGGFNPHLPLAYYCDLFASIRARYGDQLEFYALTIAEFMYLADHAKLSYAEAAERFQQAGVRWITGGGSEILTEDFRRRHSKFKYTVAQYFEAQAAIVAAGLKTTTTMVIGFDETIEERIEHLERTRQFQDQTGGLASFLCWTYKPYFTQIGGIEISTGEYLRHLALSRIFLDNVPRIRTSVLTQNERALEGLLYGADDFDLPIEDEVTQKAGATISLNFERILSVARELGFEPTYRHIPEPQLAVESAV; encoded by the coding sequence TTGTGGCTGTGGAAGAACGGCAGCGATGCCGAGTTGCGCGAGCTGGCTACTCAGGTCCGTGCCCGCTTCCACGAGCCTTCGGCTTGTACCTATCTGGTCATGCGCATCGTCAACTACACCAACGTCTGCGTGGCCCAGTGCGACTACTGCGCCTTCTACCGCTTACCCGGTCAGGAGGGCGGCTACGTCCTGAGCCAGGAGCAGGTCTTCGCCAAGCTGGACGAGCTGCTCACCCTCGGCGGCGATCTGGCGGCTTTCAATGGAGGCTTCAACCCGCATCTTCCGCTCGCGTACTACTGCGACCTCTTCGCCTCCATCCGCGCCCGCTACGGCGATCAGTTGGAGTTCTACGCGCTCACCATCGCCGAGTTCATGTACCTCGCCGACCACGCCAAGCTCAGCTATGCCGAGGCGGCGGAGCGGTTCCAGCAGGCGGGCGTGCGCTGGATCACGGGCGGCGGTTCCGAGATTCTGACCGAGGACTTCCGGCGGCGGCACAGCAAGTTCAAGTACACCGTGGCACAGTACTTCGAGGCCCAGGCGGCTATCGTGGCGGCAGGGCTGAAGACCACGACCACCATGGTCATCGGCTTCGACGAGACGATCGAGGAGCGCATCGAGCATCTGGAACGAACGCGGCAGTTTCAGGACCAGACCGGCGGCTTGGCCAGCTTCCTCTGTTGGACTTACAAGCCCTACTTCACCCAGATCGGCGGCATCGAGATCTCGACCGGCGAGTACCTGCGCCACCTCGCGCTGAGCCGTATCTTCCTGGACAACGTGCCCCGAATCCGGACCTCGGTGCTGACCCAGAACGAGCGGGCGCTCGAAGGACTGCTCTACGGCGCGGACGACTTCGACCTGCCGATTGAGGATGAAGTGACCCAGAAGGCGGGTGCGACGATCAGCCTGAACTTCGAGCGCATCCTCAGCGTGGCGCGTGAACTCGGTTTCGAGCCGACCTACCGGCATATTCCGGAGCCACAGCTTGCTGTTGAAAGCGCCGTTTAG